The Paenibacillus sp. RUD330 genome has a segment encoding these proteins:
- a CDS encoding heavy metal translocating P-type ATPase: MTCAACANRIEKGLNRLEGVAEANVNFALERATVTYDPDQVTVPQLQQTIRKLGYDTAMQTADLQLVGMYCAACAVRIEKTLNKTPGVTGAAVNFALESARVEYNPAAVSVADLQARVAKLGYEAIPRQEVADPSQLRQQAVARQKRKLLLSAILSLPLLWSMAAHFSFLSWIPMPELFMNPWFQLALATPVQFYIGRQFYAGAFKALRNRSANMDVLVSLGTSAAYFYSVYLTVEWARMGGMAHHGPQMYYETSAVLITLVLLGKLFESLAKGRTSEAIKTLMGLQAKTALVIRDGAETTVAFEEVLAGDIVVVKPGEKVPVDGEVLEGSSSIDESMLTGESIPVEKRAGDLVIGATINKNGRLKIRATKVGKETALARIIKVVEEAQGSKAPIQRVADVISGIFVPIVVGIAVMAFLVWYVWATPGNFAEALEKAIAILVIACPCALGLATPTSIMAGSGRAAELGVLFKGGEHLESTHKIDAVILDKTGTVTKGMPELTDVVVAGHMEEREFLRLVGAAEKSSEHPLAEAIVSGIEARGIPIPAAVEFEAIPGYGIRAVVEGHEILAGTRRLMERRGISADEAMASMERLEEEGKTAMLIAADGRYAGLVAAADTIKETSAAAVARLKAMGIEVIMMTGDNERTALAVARQAGIDQVRAEVLPEGKAEEVKRLQADGKKVAMVGDGINDAPALAAADIGMAIGTGTDVAMEAADVTLMRGDLNSIADAIAMSRRTMGNIRQNLFWALGYNTLGIPVAALGLLAPWIAGAAMALSSVSVVLNALRLQRMKV, encoded by the coding sequence ATGACCTGCGCGGCTTGCGCGAACCGGATCGAGAAAGGCCTGAACAGGCTGGAGGGCGTCGCGGAAGCGAACGTGAACTTCGCTCTGGAAAGAGCGACGGTGACCTACGATCCCGATCAGGTGACCGTGCCGCAGCTGCAGCAGACGATCCGCAAGCTCGGATACGATACCGCCATGCAGACAGCGGATCTCCAGCTCGTCGGCATGTACTGCGCGGCCTGCGCCGTGCGCATCGAGAAGACGCTGAACAAAACGCCGGGCGTGACCGGGGCGGCCGTGAACTTCGCTCTCGAGAGCGCAAGGGTGGAATACAATCCGGCGGCCGTATCGGTCGCGGACCTCCAAGCGAGAGTAGCCAAGCTGGGCTATGAGGCCATCCCGAGGCAGGAGGTCGCCGATCCATCTCAGCTCCGGCAGCAAGCCGTCGCCCGCCAGAAGCGCAAGCTGCTCCTGTCGGCGATTCTCTCGCTCCCGCTGCTGTGGTCGATGGCGGCACACTTCTCCTTCCTGTCCTGGATCCCGATGCCGGAGCTGTTCATGAATCCGTGGTTCCAGCTTGCGCTGGCGACGCCGGTCCAATTCTACATCGGCAGGCAGTTTTACGCGGGGGCCTTCAAAGCCCTTCGCAACCGGAGCGCCAATATGGACGTTCTGGTGTCCCTCGGCACTTCGGCGGCTTACTTCTACAGCGTTTATTTGACCGTCGAATGGGCGCGGATGGGCGGCATGGCTCATCATGGTCCGCAGATGTATTACGAGACAAGCGCCGTGCTCATCACGCTCGTCCTTCTCGGCAAGCTGTTCGAGTCGCTGGCCAAGGGCCGCACTTCCGAAGCGATCAAGACGCTGATGGGGCTGCAAGCCAAGACGGCGCTGGTCATCCGGGACGGAGCCGAGACGACGGTCGCGTTCGAGGAAGTGCTCGCTGGCGACATCGTCGTCGTGAAGCCGGGCGAGAAGGTTCCGGTCGACGGCGAAGTGCTGGAAGGCAGCTCCTCCATCGACGAATCGATGCTGACGGGAGAGAGCATTCCGGTGGAGAAGAGGGCCGGAGACCTCGTCATCGGCGCGACGATCAACAAGAACGGACGGCTGAAGATCAGGGCGACCAAGGTCGGCAAAGAAACGGCGCTGGCCCGGATCATCAAGGTCGTCGAGGAAGCGCAAGGCTCCAAAGCCCCGATCCAGCGGGTTGCGGACGTCATTTCCGGCATTTTCGTGCCGATTGTCGTCGGCATCGCCGTCATGGCATTCCTGGTATGGTATGTCTGGGCAACACCCGGCAATTTCGCCGAAGCGCTGGAGAAGGCTATCGCCATCCTCGTCATCGCCTGCCCCTGCGCCCTCGGCCTGGCGACGCCTACGTCCATCATGGCGGGCTCCGGCCGCGCCGCAGAGCTGGGCGTCCTGTTCAAGGGCGGCGAGCATTTGGAGTCCACCCATAAGATCGACGCCGTCATCCTCGACAAGACGGGCACCGTGACGAAGGGCATGCCGGAGCTGACGGATGTCGTCGTCGCCGGCCACATGGAGGAGCGGGAGTTCCTCCGTCTCGTCGGAGCCGCGGAGAAGAGCTCGGAGCATCCGCTTGCGGAAGCGATCGTCTCGGGGATCGAGGCGCGCGGAATTCCCATCCCGGCCGCCGTCGAGTTCGAGGCGATCCCGGGCTACGGCATCCGGGCGGTCGTGGAAGGGCATGAGATTCTGGCCGGAACGCGCAGGCTTATGGAGAGGCGCGGCATCTCCGCCGATGAGGCCATGGCCTCGATGGAGAGGCTGGAGGAAGAGGGCAAGACGGCGATGCTGATCGCGGCGGACGGGCGGTATGCGGGCCTGGTCGCGGCGGCGGATACGATCAAGGAAACGTCGGCTGCGGCGGTGGCGCGGCTGAAGGCGATGGGCATCGAGGTCATCATGATGACCGGCGACAACGAGCGCACGGCCCTAGCCGTCGCCAGGCAGGCGGGAATCGACCAGGTCCGGGCCGAGGTGCTGCCGGAGGGCAAGGCCGAGGAAGTGAAAAGGCTGCAGGCCGATGGCAAAAAGGTCGCGATGGTCGGAGACGGCATCAACGACGCCCCCGCGCTTGCCGCGGCGGATATCGGAATGGCCATCGGCACCGGAACGGATGTGGCGATGGAAGCCGCCGACGTCACGCTCATGCGCGGCGATCTGAACAGCATCGCCGACGCGATCGCCATGAGCCGCCGGACGATGGGCAACATCCGCCAGAATCTGTTCTGGGCGCTCGGCTACAATACGCTCGGCATCCCGGTGGCCGCTCTTGGCCTGCTGGCTCCATGGATCGCCGGAGCGGCGATGGCGCTCAGCTCCGTCTCGGTCGTGCTGAACGCCCTTCGCCTGCAGCGGATGAAGGTGTAG
- a CDS encoding TetM/TetW/TetO/TetS family tetracycline resistance ribosomal protection protein has protein sequence MPSSTRAPIRNVGIFAHVDAGKTTTTEHILYESGRIRALGSVDAGTAQTDSLDVERERGISVRAASTRFVHRGVQVNLVDTPGHVDFLSEVERSLRVMDGAVLVVSAVEGVQSQTEVIWQALRSLKIPTVFFINKLDRIGANPLEALAGIRRLLTAGAVPVQAPHGLEEHFTGSAELLPEPGGLAGGGAGDLSDDQRRYWELLTETVAESREDLLERYLEQGGLQAGELAERLAAGAAGAELFPVLFGAASRGIGIAALMDAIVRWLPEAGGDSGGAVSGLVFKLEKDAAMGRIAYVRLYGGTLRNRDSVYNMTQDIQEKITQIRIVDMRKSEDAGILEAGDVAAVYGLSRARIGDILGTDAEVPGSLRMAVPLLTVQARWKNEAEYPKVVAAFQELADEDPLLDLQWIPEDRELHLKVMGPIQIEVLASVARSRFGLDVSFDPPSVIYKETPASAGEGFVAYTMPKPCWAILRFRIEPAPRGSGLQYRSLAKPERLLGSYQNEVERRVPEALQQGLRGWEVTDLGVTLLEGEHHVWHTHPLDFVVATPMGIMDGLANVGTRLLEPLLSFRLSVPEEFGGKLMNELIAMRGEFEPPVLSGGRMELEGLLPVATSLDFPARLGSLTKGRGTLSAAFSGYREAPADVQAERKRRGANPLDQSRYILAVRNALTQQG, from the coding sequence ATGCCATCTTCCACCCGAGCCCCGATCCGCAACGTCGGCATCTTCGCCCATGTCGACGCGGGCAAAACGACGACAACGGAACACATCTTATACGAAAGCGGACGGATCCGCGCCCTCGGAAGCGTGGATGCGGGCACCGCGCAGACCGATTCGCTCGACGTGGAGCGGGAGCGGGGAATATCGGTGCGCGCGGCGTCGACGCGGTTCGTCCACCGGGGCGTGCAGGTCAACCTCGTCGACACTCCGGGCCATGTCGATTTCCTCTCGGAGGTGGAGCGCTCGCTGCGCGTGATGGACGGCGCCGTGCTGGTCGTGTCCGCGGTGGAAGGCGTGCAGTCGCAGACCGAGGTTATCTGGCAGGCTCTGCGCAGCCTGAAGATTCCGACCGTATTCTTCATCAACAAGCTGGATCGCATTGGAGCGAATCCGCTGGAGGCTCTTGCGGGCATCCGCAGGCTGCTGACCGCCGGAGCGGTCCCTGTCCAGGCGCCGCATGGGCTGGAGGAGCATTTTACCGGCAGCGCCGAGCTGCTGCCGGAGCCGGGCGGCCTTGCAGGAGGCGGAGCGGGCGACTTGTCCGACGATCAGCGGCGGTATTGGGAGCTGCTGACGGAAACGGTCGCCGAGAGCCGCGAGGACCTGCTGGAGCGCTATTTGGAGCAGGGCGGGCTGCAAGCCGGAGAACTGGCCGAACGGCTTGCAGCCGGCGCCGCCGGGGCAGAGCTGTTCCCCGTGCTGTTCGGGGCGGCGAGCCGCGGCATCGGCATCGCGGCCCTTATGGACGCCATCGTCAGATGGCTGCCCGAGGCCGGCGGAGACAGCGGCGGAGCGGTATCCGGCCTCGTGTTCAAGCTGGAGAAGGATGCCGCGATGGGACGGATCGCCTACGTGCGTCTCTATGGCGGCACGCTGCGCAACCGTGATTCCGTCTACAACATGACCCAGGACATCCAGGAGAAGATTACCCAGATCCGGATCGTCGACATGCGCAAGTCCGAGGACGCCGGCATTCTGGAGGCGGGCGACGTGGCGGCGGTATACGGCCTCAGCCGGGCGCGCATCGGGGATATTCTGGGCACGGACGCGGAAGTTCCGGGGAGCCTGCGGATGGCCGTGCCGCTGCTGACGGTGCAGGCGCGCTGGAAGAACGAGGCCGAGTATCCGAAGGTGGTGGCCGCTTTCCAGGAGCTGGCCGACGAGGACCCGCTGCTCGATCTCCAGTGGATTCCGGAGGATCGGGAGCTGCATCTGAAGGTCATGGGTCCGATCCAGATCGAAGTGCTGGCTTCCGTCGCCAGAAGCCGGTTCGGGCTCGATGTCTCCTTCGACCCGCCATCGGTCATCTACAAGGAGACGCCGGCGTCAGCCGGAGAAGGCTTCGTCGCTTATACGATGCCCAAGCCCTGCTGGGCGATACTCCGGTTCCGCATCGAGCCGGCCCCGCGCGGCAGCGGCTTGCAGTATCGTTCCCTGGCCAAGCCGGAGCGGCTGCTCGGCAGCTATCAGAACGAGGTCGAGCGGCGCGTTCCCGAGGCGCTCCAGCAAGGGCTGCGCGGCTGGGAAGTCACCGACCTCGGCGTGACGCTGCTGGAAGGGGAGCATCATGTATGGCATACGCATCCGCTGGACTTCGTGGTCGCCACCCCTATGGGAATCATGGACGGCCTTGCGAATGTCGGGACCAGGCTGCTGGAGCCGCTGCTGAGCTTCCGCTTGTCCGTGCCGGAGGAGTTCGGCGGCAAGCTGATGAACGAGCTCATCGCGATGCGCGGGGAGTTCGAGCCGCCTGTGCTGAGCGGCGGGCGCATGGAGCTGGAAGGCTTGCTGCCGGTCGCCACCTCCCTGGACTTCCCGGCCCGGCTCGGGTCGCTGACCAAAGGCCGCGGCACGCTGTCCGCCGCCTTTTCGGGATACCGGGAGGCGCCGGCCGACGTTCAGGCGGAGCGCAAGCGCCGCGGCGCGAATCCGCTGGATCAGTCCCGGTACATCCTCGCCGTCCGCAATGCGCTGACGCAGCAGGGCTGA
- a CDS encoding cold-shock protein, with protein sequence MQTGTVKWFNAEKGFGFIEVEGGEDVFVHFSAITGEGFKTLDEGQRVEFNVVQGQRGLQAADVVKVY encoded by the coding sequence ATGCAAACAGGTACAGTTAAATGGTTCAACGCAGAAAAAGGTTTCGGTTTCATCGAAGTTGAGGGCGGCGAAGACGTATTCGTACACTTCAGCGCTATCACGGGCGAAGGCTTCAAAACTCTTGACGAAGGCCAACGCGTTGAATTCAACGTTGTTCAAGGCCAACGCGGTCTGCAAGCTGCAGACGTAGTAAAAGTATACTAA
- a CDS encoding cold-shock protein, with product MYYSRKKTQEELPTEMTPVWTCSKDGCNGWMRKDYAFEQEPVCSICSSPMTSGMRDLPVLMESTSALQAAKKKAAASQQET from the coding sequence ATGTACTATTCCCGAAAGAAGACGCAAGAAGAACTGCCCACCGAGATGACCCCCGTCTGGACTTGTTCCAAAGACGGCTGCAATGGATGGATGCGGAAGGATTACGCTTTCGAGCAAGAGCCGGTCTGCTCCATCTGTTCTTCTCCGATGACCTCGGGCATGCGAGACCTACCCGTCCTTATGGAATCGACCAGCGCCCTGCAGGCGGCCAAGAAAAAAGCGGCTGCCAGCCAGCAGGAAACATAG
- a CDS encoding GNAT family N-acetyltransferase has protein sequence MDFRLAEEKDYAAVAALNKQVFEFHADARPDLHRKVEGQFTRAVYEGWLNDGAMDVMVLEGDGGSLLGYAALEWQEAPDRPVFQPRKTVFIRDLVVNEEHRGLGLGSRLMEQVILYARGRGADAVDLNVFECNPSAIRFYERQGFRTKTRIMEFILEQRDK, from the coding sequence ATGGACTTTCGATTGGCGGAAGAGAAGGATTATGCGGCGGTGGCCGCATTGAACAAGCAAGTATTCGAATTTCACGCGGATGCCAGACCGGACCTGCATCGCAAGGTGGAAGGCCAGTTCACCCGGGCCGTCTACGAAGGATGGCTGAACGACGGGGCGATGGACGTCATGGTCCTGGAAGGCGACGGCGGGAGCCTGCTTGGATATGCCGCCCTCGAGTGGCAGGAAGCCCCGGACAGACCGGTGTTCCAGCCGAGGAAAACGGTGTTCATCCGGGATCTGGTCGTGAACGAGGAGCATCGCGGACTCGGTCTCGGCTCCAGGCTGATGGAGCAGGTCATCCTCTACGCCCGCGGCAGGGGCGCCGATGCGGTCGATCTCAACGTTTTCGAGTGCAACCCTTCGGCTATCCGCTTCTATGAACGGCAGGGGTTCCGGACCAAGACCCGGATCATGGAGTTCATTCTGGAGCAGCGGGACAAATGA
- a CDS encoding LysR family transcriptional regulator, with amino-acid sequence MNIENIEAFVYVHHYGSFNKAAEALYLSQPSVTARIQTLERELDSRLFDRQAKQIALTEKGKQFLPYAQQILQTFRKGKLHIQQRRTLPGELRIGSTVSVSNYLIPDLLPLLQERFPRLTFKLTTGTSDELAAKLLDKELDLAFVRRLAHPSLQSFPLYEDPIKLYVHEDHPFAGRGVIPIEEIGSQKLIFFECGSLDWQRVHRVFESLEHPPDIVFQADNSETAKKLVMHRAGICFLPGICVRREVGEGRLIPVDVKEIAGISLHTSLIAPSGENIEIVEAIRGFRPLLEL; translated from the coding sequence ATGAACATCGAGAATATCGAGGCGTTTGTTTATGTCCATCACTACGGCAGCTTCAACAAGGCTGCCGAGGCCTTGTATTTGTCGCAGCCCTCGGTGACGGCCCGCATCCAGACGCTTGAACGCGAGCTGGACAGCCGTCTCTTCGACCGCCAAGCCAAGCAGATCGCGCTGACCGAGAAGGGGAAGCAGTTCCTTCCTTACGCGCAGCAGATTCTCCAGACGTTCCGCAAGGGCAAGCTCCATATCCAGCAGAGGCGGACGCTGCCGGGAGAGCTGCGGATCGGAAGCACGGTGTCCGTATCGAATTATTTGATTCCCGACTTGCTGCCGCTCCTGCAGGAACGTTTCCCCCGGCTGACATTCAAGCTGACGACGGGAACATCCGACGAGCTGGCGGCCAAGCTGCTGGACAAGGAGCTGGATCTCGCCTTTGTCCGCAGGCTCGCCCATCCCTCCCTGCAATCCTTTCCCCTTTACGAGGATCCCATCAAGCTGTACGTGCATGAAGACCACCCTTTCGCCGGCAGAGGCGTCATTCCGATCGAGGAGATCGGCTCGCAGAAGCTGATCTTCTTTGAATGCGGCTCCCTGGACTGGCAGCGGGTCCATCGCGTCTTCGAAAGCCTGGAGCATCCCCCCGACATCGTATTCCAAGCCGATAATTCCGAGACAGCCAAAAAGCTGGTCATGCACCGTGCCGGCATCTGTTTCCTGCCGGGCATCTGCGTCCGCCGCGAAGTCGGCGAAGGCCGCCTGATTCCCGTCGATGTCAAGGAAATCGCGGGCATCTCCCTTCATACAAGCCTCATCGCGCCCAGCGGAGAGAACATCGAGATCGTGGAAGCGATCCGGGGGTTCCGTCCGCTGCTGGAGCTGTAG
- a CDS encoding GNAT family N-acetyltransferase has protein sequence MGEIYRKAVKRDAQRLQEVVYGAYAQIRELELRWPAAHADLKLIEANIEANDCYVLELDGVIAATITLNREPLPESFGRLPFLKWFAAAPEFQGTGLGGRLLDWVEKQIIRDGLHEPAVTLATAEKHPWLLSMYERRGYKRFQAFDSGNGDGTMHLLRKEVGSAFEPV, from the coding sequence ATGGGGGAAATATACCGCAAAGCCGTCAAGCGGGACGCTCAGCGTCTCCAGGAGGTCGTTTATGGAGCTTATGCGCAGATCCGCGAGCTCGAGCTCCGCTGGCCGGCTGCGCATGCGGATCTGAAGCTGATCGAAGCCAACATCGAGGCCAATGACTGTTACGTGCTGGAGCTGGACGGAGTGATCGCCGCGACGATCACGCTGAACAGAGAGCCTTTGCCGGAATCGTTCGGGAGGCTTCCATTCCTGAAATGGTTCGCGGCGGCCCCAGAATTCCAGGGTACGGGGCTGGGAGGCAGGCTGCTGGATTGGGTGGAGAAGCAGATCATACGCGATGGGCTGCACGAGCCTGCCGTGACGCTGGCGACCGCCGAGAAGCATCCATGGCTGCTCTCCATGTATGAGCGCCGCGGCTACAAGCGGTTCCAGGCGTTCGATTCCGGCAACGGCGACGGCACGATGCATCTGCTGCGCAAGGAAGTCGGGTCCGCCTTCGAGCCTGTCTGA
- a CDS encoding transporter substrate-binding domain-containing protein → MKKKTAGVAAAILLTLLLAACGAKENGAEGAKAASAGQETSAPVKKIVVGTGTQFPKVCFIDENGKLTGFDVELVREIDKRLPQYEFEFQTMEFKSILLSLDARKIDFAAHEFEKNPEREEKYLFNKVPYAHWRNKIIVAKDNNDPIESLDDLKGKKFIAGATSAEAQILLNYNKEHGDALKIVYSSGAANDTVSQITTGRVDAAVGADFSLSLIDPQRKLKTVGKPLSEADILFVFRKGEPESQKLSDDIDKALEEVKADGTLAKLSEQWLGGDFTEDSASK, encoded by the coding sequence ATGAAAAAGAAAACGGCCGGCGTAGCCGCCGCCATCCTGCTGACGCTGCTGCTGGCGGCTTGCGGAGCCAAAGAAAACGGTGCGGAGGGGGCCAAGGCCGCATCCGCAGGCCAGGAGACCTCCGCGCCGGTGAAGAAGATCGTCGTCGGCACGGGAACCCAATTTCCGAAAGTATGCTTTATCGATGAGAACGGCAAGCTGACCGGCTTCGACGTGGAGCTGGTGCGCGAGATCGACAAGCGGCTGCCCCAGTATGAGTTCGAGTTCCAGACGATGGAGTTCAAGAGCATTCTGCTGAGCCTGGACGCGAGGAAAATCGATTTTGCCGCCCATGAGTTCGAGAAGAATCCGGAGCGGGAAGAAAAATATCTGTTCAACAAGGTTCCTTACGCCCACTGGCGCAACAAGATCATCGTCGCCAAGGACAACAACGACCCCATTGAGTCGCTCGACGACCTGAAGGGCAAGAAGTTCATTGCCGGGGCGACAAGCGCGGAAGCCCAGATCCTGCTCAACTACAACAAGGAGCATGGCGATGCGCTCAAGATCGTCTACTCCAGCGGCGCAGCCAACGATACCGTGAGCCAGATTACGACGGGCCGCGTGGACGCGGCTGTCGGAGCGGACTTCTCCCTGTCGCTCATCGATCCGCAGCGCAAGCTCAAGACGGTAGGCAAGCCGCTCAGCGAAGCGGATATCCTGTTCGTCTTCCGCAAGGGCGAGCCGGAGTCGCAGAAGCTGTCCGACGACATCGACAAGGCGCTGGAGGAAGTGAAGGCCGACGGAACGCTGGCCAAGCTCAGCGAGCAATGGCTTGGTGGCGACTTTACGGAGGACAGCGCGAGCAAGTAA
- a CDS encoding amino acid ABC transporter permease, translating into MGGLPFDFAYVLKFIPKLASTLNLTLLIVGCSLLAGLLAGLLAALPRLYRIPVLEQLSMAYASFFRGTPILIQLFLFYYGLPEVLKWIGIDVSKTPVLVFVILTYGLHTGAYVSETIRASILAVDRGQVEAAYSIGMRGPQAFARIVAPQALAIAVPVFSNMILALLKDTSLAFTLGVMEMTGKAQTLASLTQHFFEAYLALAFVYFVIAFVLEKLLLLGEKRLLRHERGSEAAASKFRLRRVSMRQLAAELKGGTPS; encoded by the coding sequence ATGGGCGGCTTGCCGTTTGATTTCGCCTACGTGCTGAAATTCATTCCGAAGCTGGCATCTACGCTGAACTTGACTCTGCTCATCGTGGGCTGCTCGCTCCTGGCGGGCCTGCTGGCAGGCCTGCTCGCCGCGCTGCCACGGCTGTACCGGATTCCGGTGCTGGAGCAGCTGTCCATGGCGTACGCCTCGTTCTTCCGGGGGACGCCGATTCTCATCCAGCTGTTCCTCTTCTACTATGGCTTGCCGGAGGTGCTGAAGTGGATCGGCATCGACGTCTCGAAGACGCCTGTGCTCGTCTTTGTCATCCTGACCTACGGCCTCCATACCGGGGCTTACGTCTCGGAGACGATCCGGGCTTCCATCCTGGCGGTGGATCGGGGGCAGGTCGAGGCGGCGTACTCGATCGGCATGCGGGGCCCTCAGGCGTTCGCGAGAATCGTGGCGCCGCAGGCGCTCGCCATCGCCGTGCCGGTGTTTTCCAATATGATTCTGGCGCTGCTCAAGGACACGTCGCTCGCCTTCACGCTCGGCGTCATGGAGATGACCGGCAAGGCGCAGACGCTGGCTTCGCTCACGCAGCATTTTTTCGAGGCGTATCTGGCGCTGGCCTTCGTTTACTTCGTCATTGCTTTCGTGCTGGAAAAGCTGCTGCTGCTCGGCGAGAAGAGGCTGCTCCGGCATGAGCGCGGCTCCGAAGCGGCCGCAAGCAAATTCCGCCTGCGGCGGGTCTCGATGAGGCAGCTGGCGGCGGAGCTGAAGGGAGGCACGCCCTCATGA
- a CDS encoding amino acid ABC transporter permease has translation MNLDPSFIWTAFLELLPAVPTTLILTLVSVVCGLSAGTALALLRYFRVPVLGRLAAGCVTVIRGTPMLTHLLLIYAGLPLLIDGLSQQYGWGWNSARIPMIGFAFLSFSVTASAYGSEVIRSGLLSVSRGQLEAALSVGMTTAQALRRIVFPQALAASVPNLSNFVIGMMHASTLAFVVSVVDINAQAEIVASTNWKFFEAFLAAAAIFWGLTIVLERISALVERRISLYNRGGVT, from the coding sequence ATGAATCTGGATCCATCCTTTATCTGGACCGCTTTTCTCGAGCTGCTGCCGGCCGTGCCGACAACGCTCATCCTGACGCTCGTATCCGTCGTCTGCGGGCTGTCGGCAGGAACCGCGCTCGCCCTGCTCCGCTATTTCCGCGTTCCGGTTCTGGGCAGGCTTGCGGCAGGCTGCGTGACGGTGATCCGCGGCACGCCGATGCTGACGCATCTGCTGCTCATCTACGCGGGGCTGCCGCTGCTGATCGACGGGCTGTCGCAGCAATACGGCTGGGGATGGAATTCGGCCCGAATACCGATGATCGGCTTCGCGTTCCTGTCCTTCTCGGTGACGGCTTCCGCCTACGGCTCCGAAGTCATCCGCTCCGGCCTGCTGTCCGTGAGCCGCGGCCAGCTGGAAGCGGCGCTGTCGGTCGGCATGACGACGGCGCAGGCGCTGCGGCGGATCGTATTCCCCCAAGCGCTGGCGGCAAGCGTGCCGAATCTGTCCAACTTCGTCATCGGCATGATGCATGCCTCGACGCTCGCGTTTGTCGTGTCGGTCGTCGACATCAACGCGCAGGCGGAAATCGTCGCCTCGACCAACTGGAAGTTCTTCGAGGCCTTCCTCGCGGCGGCGGCCATCTTCTGGGGGCTGACCATCGTGCTGGAGAGGATATCCGCGCTGGTCGAGCGGCGGATCAGTCTGTACAACCGGGGAGGCGTGACATGA
- a CDS encoding amino acid ABC transporter ATP-binding protein, whose amino-acid sequence MIKLKGIKLSFGRHEVLKGIDLQVEKGEVVAILGPSGSGKTTLLRCLNYLEKPSEGSIHIAGFSTDFRSISRKDVHELRRKTAMVFQQYNLFRHKTALENVMEGLLVARKLPKAEARERSVRLLEKVGLGEKLDAYPSQLSGGQQQRVGIARALALEPEVILFDEPTSALDPELVGEVLAVIRRIAKEGITMIVVTHEMGFAQDVANHVVFMDGGVIVEEGPPVELFRNPKEERTRQFLKRITPEASYTI is encoded by the coding sequence ATGATCAAGCTGAAGGGAATCAAGCTGTCGTTCGGCCGGCATGAGGTGCTGAAGGGCATCGACCTGCAGGTGGAGAAGGGCGAGGTGGTCGCGATACTGGGGCCGAGCGGATCGGGCAAGACGACGCTGCTCCGCTGCCTGAACTATCTGGAGAAACCGAGCGAGGGGAGCATCCATATCGCCGGCTTCTCGACCGACTTCCGGTCGATCAGCCGCAAGGATGTTCACGAGCTGCGCCGGAAGACAGCCATGGTATTTCAGCAATACAATCTGTTCCGGCATAAGACCGCGCTGGAGAACGTGATGGAAGGACTCCTGGTCGCCCGCAAGCTCCCGAAGGCGGAAGCCCGCGAGCGCAGCGTCCGGCTGCTGGAGAAGGTCGGTCTCGGCGAGAAGCTGGACGCCTATCCGAGCCAGCTGTCCGGAGGCCAGCAGCAGCGGGTCGGAATTGCCCGGGCGCTGGCGCTGGAGCCGGAGGTCATCCTGTTCGACGAGCCGACGTCGGCGCTCGATCCCGAGCTGGTCGGGGAAGTGCTGGCGGTCATCCGCCGCATCGCCAAGGAAGGCATCACGATGATCGTCGTGACGCATGAGATGGGCTTCGCCCAGGACGTGGCGAACCATGTCGTGTTCATGGACGGCGGCGTCATCGTCGAGGAAGGACCTCCGGTCGAGCTGTTCCGGAATCCGAAGGAAGAGCGCACGCGCCAGTTCCTGAAGCGGATCACGCCGGAGGCCAGCTATACGATTTGA